Proteins from a genomic interval of Heptranchias perlo isolate sHepPer1 chromosome 19, sHepPer1.hap1, whole genome shotgun sequence:
- the LOC137335332 gene encoding tubulin beta-2B chain-like isoform X2, protein MDSVRSGPFGQIFRPDNFVFGQSGAGNNWAKGHYTEGAELVDAVLDVVRKESESCDCLQGFQLTHSLGGGTGSGMGTLLISKIREEYPDRIMNTFSVMPSPKVSDTVVEPYNATLSVHQLVENTDETYCIDNEALYDICFRTMKLTTPTYGDLNHLVSATMSGVTTCLRFPGQLNADLRKLAVNMVPFPRLHFFMPGFAPLTSRGSQNYRALTVPELTQQMFNAKNMMAACDPRHGRYLTVAAIFRGRMSMKEVDEQMLNIQNKNSSYFVEWIPNNVKTAVCDIPPHGLKMSSTFIGNSTAIQELFKRISDQFTAMFRRKAFLHWYTGEGMDEMEFTEAESNMNDLVSEYQQYQDATADEQEEFEEEEGDDEDA, encoded by the exons ATGGACTCCGTCAGATCTGGGCCATTTGGACAGATATTTAGACCAGATAACTTTGTATTTG gTCAAAGCGGTGCTGGAAACAATTGGGCCAAGGGTCACTACACAGAGGGAGCTGAACTGGTTGATGCAGTGCTTGATGTGGTGAGGAAGGAGTCCGAAAGCTGTGACTGTTTACAGGGATtccagctcactcactctctgggtGGTGGCACTGGCTCTGGGATGGGCACCCTCCTCATCAGCAAGATCCGGGAAGAATACCCTGACCGTATCATGAACACGTTCAGCGTCATGCCCTCGCCTAAAGTTTCGGACACAGTGGTGGAGCCGTACAACGCTACCCTGTCCGTCCATCAGCTGGTGGAGAACACAGACGAGACGTACTGCATTGACAATGAAGCCCTCTATGACATCTGCTTCCGTACCATGAAACTGACCACCCCCACGTATGGAGACCTCAATCACTTGGTCTCTGCCACCATGAGTGGGGTCACCACTTGCCTCCGCTTCCCTGGACAACTCAATGCTGACCTTCGCAAGCTGGCGGTGAACATGGTGCCCTTCCCTCGGCTCCACTTCTTCATGCCGGGCTTTGCCCCACTTACAAGCCGCGGCAGCCAAAATTACAGAGCGCTCACGGTGCCGGAGCTGACTCAGCAAATGTTCAATGCCAAAAACATGATGGCAGCCTGCGACCCACGACACGGTCGCTACTTGACTGTTGCTGCCATATTCCGGGGCCGGATGTCCATGAAGGAAGTGGACGAACAGATGCTCAACATTCAGAACAAGAACAGCAGCTACTTTGTGGAATGGATTCCCAACAACGTTAAGACCGCTGTCTGTGACATCCCGCCCCATGGCCTCAAGATGTCCTCCACCTTCATCGGCAACAGCACCGCCATCCAGGAGTTATTCAAGCGCATCTCCGATCAGTTCACCGCCATGTTCCGCAGGAAGGCCTTCTTGCACTGGTACACCGGCGAGGGGATGGATGAGATGGAGTTCACCGAGGCCGAGAGCAACATGAATGACCTGGTATCTGAGTACCAGCAGTACCAGGATGCCACTGCagatgagcaggaggagtttgaagaggaagagggagatgaTGAAGATGCATAA